A genomic stretch from Bradyrhizobium quebecense includes:
- a CDS encoding RelA/SpoT family protein yields MAYRRRSSIQMQAATETVAVAPASSTAERPARPRTRMMRQYDLVERVRSYNPDTNEDLLNRAYVYAMKAHGTQMRASGDPYFSHPLEVAAILTNLKLDDATIVAALLHDTIEDTEATRAEIDHVFGHEIGALVEGLTKLKRLELVSREAKQAENLRKLLLAIADDVRVLLIKLADRLHNMRTLEFVPPASRRRIAEETLDIYAPLAGRMGMQEMREELEDLSFFVLDPEAYAVVKQRLDSLAERNRNLIGEIETQLSKNLQKNGITARVFGRRKQPFSIWTKMERKSVGFEQLSDIYGFRVILDDVGACYRALGIVHTTWPVVPGRFKDYISTPKQNDYRSIHTTVIGPGKQRVELQIRTEEMNQIAEFGIAAHAFYKEGAGSPHERLKHESNAFAWLRHTIGILSESSNPEEFLEHTKLELFHDQVFCFTPKGKLIALPRNANVIDFAYAVHTGVGNSAVGCKINGKFAPLSSELQNGDEVEVLTSKAQSAPPSAWEALARTGKARAAIRRATRDAVRDQYAGLGRRIVDRLFARAKIEYADDKLKGALPRLARTSIEDVMASVGRGEIKASDVARAMYPDYKEERLVRYGAKKGLAAKLKTQTPPHPARATSVIPVRGINSDLPVKFAPNGGAVPGDRIVGIVTAGEGITIYPIQSPALKDFEEEPERWLDVRWDIDETMPQRFPARILVHNVNEPGSLAQIATVIAEHDGNIDNIHMSRQSPDFTELTIDLEVYDLKHLSAIIAQLRAKAVVARVERVNG; encoded by the coding sequence CAACCGAAACGGTCGCGGTCGCGCCGGCGTCGTCCACGGCGGAAAGGCCAGCCAGGCCGCGGACCCGAATGATGCGACAATATGACCTTGTCGAGCGCGTCCGGTCCTATAACCCCGACACCAACGAAGACCTGCTCAACCGCGCCTACGTCTACGCCATGAAGGCGCACGGCACGCAGATGCGCGCCTCCGGCGATCCCTATTTCTCGCATCCGCTCGAGGTCGCCGCGATCCTCACCAACCTCAAGCTCGACGACGCCACGATCGTGGCGGCGCTGCTGCACGACACGATCGAGGACACCGAGGCGACGCGGGCCGAGATCGACCATGTGTTCGGCCATGAGATCGGCGCGCTGGTCGAAGGCCTGACCAAGCTGAAGCGGCTGGAGCTGGTGTCGCGCGAGGCCAAGCAGGCCGAGAATTTGCGCAAGTTGCTGCTGGCGATCGCCGACGACGTCCGCGTGCTGCTGATCAAGCTCGCCGACCGCCTGCACAACATGCGCACGCTGGAATTCGTGCCGCCGGCCTCGCGCCGCCGCATCGCCGAGGAGACGCTGGATATCTATGCGCCGCTGGCCGGCCGCATGGGTATGCAGGAGATGCGCGAGGAGCTGGAGGACCTGTCGTTCTTCGTGCTCGATCCCGAGGCTTATGCGGTGGTCAAGCAGCGGCTCGATTCACTGGCCGAGCGCAACCGCAACCTGATCGGCGAGATCGAAACCCAGCTCTCCAAGAACCTGCAGAAGAACGGCATCACCGCGCGGGTGTTCGGCCGCCGCAAGCAGCCGTTTTCGATCTGGACCAAGATGGAGCGCAAGTCGGTCGGCTTCGAGCAGCTCTCCGACATCTACGGCTTCCGCGTCATCCTCGATGATGTCGGCGCCTGCTACCGCGCGCTCGGCATTGTCCACACCACCTGGCCGGTCGTGCCGGGCCGCTTCAAGGATTACATCTCGACCCCGAAGCAGAACGACTACCGGTCGATCCACACCACCGTGATCGGGCCGGGCAAGCAGCGCGTCGAGCTGCAGATCCGCACCGAGGAGATGAACCAGATCGCCGAGTTCGGTATCGCCGCGCATGCCTTCTACAAGGAAGGGGCGGGCTCGCCGCATGAGCGGCTGAAGCACGAGTCGAACGCCTTCGCCTGGCTGCGCCACACCATCGGCATCCTCTCGGAGAGCTCCAATCCCGAGGAATTCCTCGAGCACACCAAGCTCGAACTGTTCCACGACCAGGTGTTCTGCTTCACGCCAAAGGGCAAGCTGATCGCGCTGCCGCGCAACGCCAACGTGATCGATTTCGCCTATGCCGTGCACACCGGCGTCGGCAACAGCGCGGTCGGCTGCAAGATCAACGGCAAGTTCGCGCCGCTGTCCTCCGAGCTGCAGAATGGCGACGAGGTCGAGGTGCTGACCTCGAAGGCGCAGTCGGCGCCGCCGTCGGCCTGGGAAGCGCTCGCCCGCACCGGCAAGGCGCGCGCCGCGATCCGGCGTGCTACCCGCGATGCGGTGCGCGACCAGTATGCCGGCCTCGGCCGCCGCATCGTCGACCGCCTGTTTGCCCGCGCCAAGATCGAATATGCCGACGACAAGCTGAAGGGCGCCTTGCCGCGGCTCGCCCGCACCTCGATCGAGGACGTGATGGCCTCCGTCGGACGCGGCGAGATCAAGGCCTCCGACGTCGCGCGCGCGATGTATCCCGACTACAAGGAAGAGCGGCTGGTGCGCTATGGCGCCAAGAAGGGGCTCGCCGCCAAGCTGAAGACGCAGACCCCGCCGCATCCGGCGCGCGCCACTTCGGTGATCCCGGTGCGCGGCATCAATTCCGACCTGCCGGTGAAGTTCGCGCCGAACGGCGGCGCGGTGCCGGGCGATCGGATCGTCGGCATCGTCACGGCGGGTGAGGGGATCACGATCTACCCGATCCAGTCGCCGGCGCTGAAGGATTTCGAGGAGGAGCCGGAGCGCTGGCTCGACGTGCGCTGGGACATCGACGAGACCATGCCGCAGCGCTTCCCCGCGCGCATCCTGGTCCACAATGTCAACGAGCCGGGCAGCCTCGCCCAGATCGCGACCGTGATCGCCGAGCACGACGGCAACATCGACAACATCCACATGTCGCGCCAATCGCCCGACTTCACGGAGCTGACCATCGATCTTGAGGTCTATGACCTCAAGCATCTCAGCGCTATCATCGCGCAGTTGCGCGCCAAGGCCGTCGTTGCACGGGTCGAACGCGTCAATGGATAA